One window of the Rhinoraja longicauda isolate Sanriku21f chromosome 2, sRhiLon1.1, whole genome shotgun sequence genome contains the following:
- the LOC144610764 gene encoding uncharacterized protein LOC144610764 produces MSRILTPAVQDGMVPAYVACSVQSGAGCFDRMKYCMEDHMHFQREPLFNNACHKLVDQLDHLKEDIHCRLKAFLDEICSELLVLFEPLLKPMKIIDEIIPKLAAICRRMKAVCHRSQIDFTFPEIEETDEELEAPATLREPVESGTPPLQETGRFLAKVKTMQIKQMLVPLPHSVEISFDEVVLKYEESNNLQEKRIPFPLLSVCEFCTSLPCLILTHRRKHMGREQVDVVVLEEERGRCGLGRWMEALADRWRDQLEIRPLETEQGLRRLSSLRVICQSTETKVPTEEETPFFAWLRPCEDPSPSPSTSSCASATAPSWSRKREWGEREQPTAVSWAHRRHSSQLSGEAHVQPPALKKEKRDCQESSPSPEWLYRSMPPVLKEEPHQHPAEEDFDTP; encoded by the exons ATGTCCAGGATCCTGACTCCGGCAGTCCAGGATGGGATGGTGCCTGCCTACGTGG CGTGCTCGGTCCAGTCCGGAGCGGGCTGTTTTGATCGGATGAAGTACTGCATGGAGGATCACATGCACTTCCAGAGAGAGCCGCTCTTCAACAATGCTTGCCACAAGCTGGTAGACCAACTCGACcatctgaag GAAGATATCCACTGCCGCCTGAAGGCGTTTTTGGATGAAATCTGCAGTGAGCTGTTGGTGCTGTTCGAGCCGCTGCTGAAACCAATGAAGATAATCGATGAGATAATCCCCA AGCTGGCGGCCatctgcaggaggatgaaggccgTGTGCCACCGATCCCAGATCGACTTCACTTTCCCCGAGATTGAGGAGACGGACGAGGAGCTGGAAGCCCCCGCCACGCTGAGGGAACCGGTGGAATCGGGAACCCCACCGCTCCAGGAGACCGGGAGATTCCTGGCCAAAGTCAAGACAATGCAGATCAAGCAGATGCTCGTCCCCCTGCCCCACTCTGTTGAG ATTTCATTTGATGAAGTGGTTCTGAAATACGAAG AGTCCAACAATCTACAGGAGAAGCGAATCCCGTTCCCTCTTCTCTCCGTCTGTGAGTTCTGCACCAGTCTACCCTGCCTCATTCTGACCCACAGGAGAAAACACATGG GCAGGGAGCAGGTGGACGTGGTGGTGCTGGAGGAAGAGCGGGGCCGCTGCGGGCTGGGCCGGTGGATGGAGGCGTTGGCTGATCGCTGGCGGGACCAGCTGGAGATCAGGCCGCTGGAGACGGAGCAGGGATTGCGGAGACTGAGCTCGCTCCGGGTCATCTGCCAGAGCACGGAGACAAAG GTGCCGACAGAAGAGGAGACGCCGTTTTTTGCCTGGCTGAGACCGTGTGaggacccctccccctccccctcaacctcatcCTGTGCCTCAGCCACCGCTCCCTCATGGAGCAGAAAGAGGGAGTGGGGCGAGAGGGAGCAGCCCACGGCCGTCTCCTGGGCTCACAGGAGGCACAGCTCACAACTCAGCGGAGAGGCACACGTGCAGCCTCCCGCATTAAA GAAGGAGAAGAGAGACTGCCAAGAATCCAGCCCGTCTCCGGAGTGGTTGTACAG GTCCATGCCCCCTGTGTTGAAGGAGGAGCCCCACCAACATCCTGCAGAGGAGGACTTTGACACACCCTGA